A DNA window from Panthera tigris isolate Pti1 chromosome X, P.tigris_Pti1_mat1.1, whole genome shotgun sequence contains the following coding sequences:
- the YY2 gene encoding transcription factor YY2, which translates to MASEDSLNIAPENSELLKDITELRQIHVEAVPVETVPVEAVPVETVPVETMSMETITEYEIINGSWVHGGHHQPPLIALQPLFTSNLSQGDHDQDIIMVQTQEEVVGYYESDDLQASNNFDDQMVIPLGEDDDFQQTLASLAASASSSAVSHSRKRGSQSKKSSGKKNYTNSEAHGGSSSSEIGSRKWEQKQVQIKTLEDEFSVTLWPPDDQRDQETGKIETSAPDYSEYLTGKKLPPEGLPGIDLSDPKQLAEFTKMKPKKTKEDALRTVACPHKGCEKMFKDNSALRKHLHTHGPRVHVCAECGKAFVESSKLKRHQLVHTGEKPFQCTFEGCGKRFSLDFNLRTHVRIHTGDRPYVCPFDGCNKKFAQSTNLKSHILTHAKNKNSQ; encoded by the coding sequence ATGGCCTCAGAGGACTCTCTCAACATCGCCCCAGAAAATTCAGAGTTACTTAAAGATATTACGGAGCTGCGCCAGATCCACGTGGAAGCCGTGCCTGTGGAGACCGTGCCTGTGGAGGCCGTCCCTGTGGAGACCGTCCCTGTGGAGACTATGTCGATGGAAACCATCACAGAGTACGAGATTATCAACGGCAGTTGGGTCCACGGAGGCCACCACCAACCACCTCTGATCGCGCTGCAGCCGCTGTTTACCAGCAACTTGAGCCAAGGAGACCACGACCAGGACATAATCATGGTACAGACGCAGGAGGAAGTGGTGGGCTACTACGAGTCAGACGACCTGCAGGCCAGCAACAATTTCGACGACCAGATGGTCATCCCGCTCGGTGAAGACGACGATTTCCAGCAGACCCTGGCTTCCTTGGCAGCTTCAGCGTCGTCGTCAGCGGTCAGCCACAGCAGGAAGCGCGGCAGCCAAAGCAAGAAGTCAAGCGGTAAGAAGAATTACACTAATAGTGAGGCCCACGGGGGAAGTAGCAGCTCTGAGATTGGCAGCAGGAAGTGGGAGCAGAAGCAGGTGCagatcaaaaccctggaggatgAGTTCTCCGTCACCCTGTGGCCCCCAGATGACCAAAGAGACCAGGAGACAGGGAAGATTGAGACATCAGCTCCTGATTATTCAGAGTACCTGACGGGGAAGAAGCTTCCTCCTGAAGGACTACCTGGTATTGATCTCTCAGATCCTAAACAACTAGCAGAATTTACTAAAATGAagccaaaaaaaaccaaagaagatGCTCTAAGAACAGTAGCTTGTCCTCATAAAGGTTGCGAGAAGATGTTCAAGGATAACTCTGCTTTGCGAAAACATCTGCACACCCACGGTCCTAGAGTCCACGTATGTGCAGAATGTGGCAAAGCTTTTGTCGAGAGCTCCAAACTAAAACGGCATCAGCTGGTgcacactggagagaagccctTTCAGTGCACATTTGAAGGCTGCGGAAAACGCTTTTCCCTGGATTTCAATTTGCGTACACATGTGCGAATCCATACCGGAGACAGGCCCTACGTGTGCCCCTTTGATGGTTGTAATAAGAAGTTTGCTCAGTCAACTAACCTGAAATCTCATATCTTAACacatgctaaaaacaaaaacagccagtAA